Below is a genomic region from Penaeus vannamei isolate JL-2024 chromosome 18, ASM4276789v1, whole genome shotgun sequence.
CCCCCCGCCGCCCTCATCCGACAACAAAGACAACCGCTCATCCGACATCATACGCAGACTGTACGAAGCCAAAGAAGGAATTAGTCGGGTGAGTAGCTGGCTTtgcttgcacgcacacgcacacgcgcacgcacacgcacacgcacacgcacacgcacacgcacacgcacacgcacacacactcacacaaacacacacactcacactcacacaaacacacacactcacactcacacaaacacacacacgcatgtacacgcactcacatatatacatttatatgtataagtacaagaagaagtgtatatatgtgcgtgtgtgtgtgtgtctgtctatacacAAGTGGTTACCAAACCCATGGTCGGGAGGGATTTTCTAAGGGTCCCTGGAGGGTcttcaaagataaataaatataaaaatccaCAACTGGATATACAGTAAAAAATTGCTTTTTAACTGAATCGAAATTATTGAAACTCATTGTGTAATATAAaaccatataaatataataacgcAAGCTCTTAAAGATCTGCAAGCATAACTGACATGAAAATAATTGGATTTATTACCACAGTTTCTCTCATTTCGGGTCGCTATCCCAGGTGAAGGCTGCATTTTGGGTCGCAGCGAAAAAGGTTGGGAAACACTGATATGCACACACTTACTATTTTATGCTTTTCCGCAGATGGTGGGCGACGAGGGCTCCCACAGCGACGCCGAAGGGGGCGAGAAGGACCTGGAGATCGGCGAGGTTCGCGTGAGCTCCGAGACGATGGCCAAGCGGGCCATAGTTGGCAAGGTGGCGTCCCTGCAGCGGCGCTTTGAAGTTCCTCCCAAAGCAGCTGGCCATGCTAGTCCCCCCAATTCGAGTGCCTCCATAGACAATCGTCAGTTGTTACTCAAACTTAGCAAAGACAAGTCAAGCTCTCCTAGCGACTCTTCCGGATATGATAGTCTCAGATCTAATAATTCGAATGTAGCATATGAGCTAGACGCCAAACTGGCACAGGCCTTAGAGGAAAATGACAAGATGTTCAAAAGCTTCGACACACTCAAGAGAAAACAGATGGCGAACTCAGCTGCCTCCGCTGTCAGCCCTCAGGACAGCGGCAGCGAGAGCAGCAGCGAGAAGCCTCCCTCAGTCATGTCAAGAGTGCGGACCTTCAACACGGGGTCGCCGTGGGGCACGTCTTCGCTCCAGCGGCCGTCGACCCTCCAGCGGCAGATGACGGTGCCGGCCGGAAAGGCTGAGGCGAAGGAcgacgaccccccaccccctccgccgcgCACTCCGGTCACGCGCACGGGCACGCTGACCAGCCCGAAGAAGagtgccccttcgcccccctcgaaGATCCAGAGAAGTATCTCCATGAGCACAGGGAACCTCGTCAAGTCAGCCTCGCAAGGAGATATCATGAGTCAGTCGGGCTCGAGTACCATCCACAAGTCCCCCACAAAGAGTACCAAGTCCTCTGCCTCCAGCGAGGATCTCAGCCAAGCTAAAACCTCCCCCGGGTCTCCCTCCAAGCAAAGCGTCGCTTCCAGTAATGATTCCCTCACGTCATCCTCAAGCATAGTGACAGTCAAGTCAGCCTCACTGAAGAGCCTGGAGACTGACGAAGACCCCCCAGAGCTGCCGCCAAGAAATGGTACCAAAACTGCCATgaaacctcctcttcctcgcagTTCCTCACAGGTAGGGTCTTCACCGGTGCTTGGGAAGCGGGGACACGGTCAGATGGGTAGAAGGAATTGACAATTAATTTGCCCGAATCAGATGCATTTTGGTGACCACCAACTTTCAACAGGCATATTAACAACTGATATGTGGTTTTAGACATATGTTTGTCATGCATATACATTGAAAACATTTAACAGACAGATTTGCATTTTGTTTATGACACATCATCTAAGATCGAAAAGATTAACCATTCATGTCTAAAGttgcagatattcatatatatatcattaacagTTTTAGTGGAGACAcacttttatcattacatttttataCACGAGGCTGTTATTTAGAAAGTATGTCAGGTATGGAAGATACATCATGGTACTAACAGAGAtctttatatttctccttttgGTGGCATAGTGATGAGTATTCATGGTATGCGGAAATTATGGTACATGTAGTAGAGTTGAGATGGACATACAGATTGGTGGCataatatacacatttttgtatttactagtaatttataatattttcttataaataaatacatttaatattaacagtaattaaGTGGATTTTTTGCATTTTATGTTGAAGGAATAGGTCATATATGTATTGTAAGAACTCTCTATTTTCAGGATAACGTGAAAGTAGCTCTGCATAACAAGGGTATCCGGTCGCCGTCGCCAGTGCGGAAGACATTGAGGAGCCCCTCCCCAGACAACAATGAACGGCCGCCTTCGGTGCCTTCCAGACTTCGCAAGCCGCAGCTCAGCCCTTCCAGCTCTCCAACCAACAGCATCCCCGGCACGCATCGTCCCAGCACGTCGGGGAAGCTGGCTGCTCCCTCACCTCCCACACTCAGCAAAGCTCCAGCAGTTTCTCCCACATCTCCGCGAGGAGGCTCCAGCTCACCACTAAAGAGCAGTCCAAAGACAAGCCGCAAGTCCCCTGCTGTAGAGGAGCAGAAGCCACTGCTCCCAGCCAAGACTAGTCAGTCGCCAGCCCGGAGAGCACCAGCTTCTCCACCGGCAACCAACGGTGTTCGAAGTCCTGCGCGGTCTACCGGGAAGACTTCCACGACTTCCAGACTCCCCAGACCTGACACCACAAGCGTAGCCTTGAAGAACAGCATGAACCAAGAGATGGCTCCCCTCCAGACCTCCTCCCCCAAGATGTCGCCCAAAGCCAAGATGGTCAACGGCAAGACGCCGAACACCACTGACTTGGACGATTCACTCGATTCCGGAAGCTTTGACCAGGACTCGCTGGAGGAAGCAGAGGACGTGGAGATGATGCCCCCGGCATCTCGTGATGCCTTCCGCCGCCTTTCCTTGCTGGTCAGTTCGTCTCTCAAGTCCTTAACGGAGATGGCTGCAGCGTGCACAGAAGCACAGCGGTCTGGCGGCACAGCCACGCAGGACGAGACCAAATTCCAAGAAGCCAGAGACGCCCTGACCAGCGAGTCTCGACAGTTCGTGACAGCCTCCAAGTTGTTTGTAAAGTCAGCCACTGAATCTGAAGACACGTTACTTCAGTGTCTATCCAACTGCATGACGTTACTGCAGCGCATGGTGGACGTAACGCGGCAGGTCGTGCACCACACCACGACTCCCCTCCAGACGCAGAACGTCGTCGTCAAGGTGCGGGACGTGGCCACCACCTACCAGTCGACCGTGCGGGCGGCGCTGTCAGCGGCAGGGCGGGGCATGGACCATCCTTCCATGAACACGCTCATGACGCAGGCCACCAACCTGGCCGGCGTCCTCACCGCTCTCATGCGCACACTCAGAGTGTTCAGTCCGTGAGATCTCTCTTGTTAGATTTATCATGTTTCATAGAAGTGCCGATGTGTGAATTAATATATCTATGTTAACCCTTGAAAAGGTTTGAGAAATTTAAAGAAATCTGCTATCGAAAGTGCAATGAAGAAAAACTTACAAAAAGTACTTAATGTATTTACACGTTTGTAGATATAGCAGTAGCAAGAAACCTGTTGCGCATAACGTCATTATTTGTAGCCCGACAGCTTTTGTAAATATCGATAGAAATCTCAGGTATTATGAACAGTTGGAGAACAATAAAGCTGGAGTGAATCAAATGAGAGTTGTGAGGTATGAGCAGATTCGAGAAGGTCAGATGGTTGGAGAGTAACATAGCTATTAATAGAGCTGTATATTTCAATACATTGAtatcatatgaatgtgtgtgtataacttaATGCCTAACTTAACCACTGTCTTGCATTTGAGGAAATATTTCCGAATGTATGTTTGTAACtcaaatatatttaatattatagttgttattttagttacttttttattaaaattttagtCACAAATGTCACCGTTCTTTGTTTCGAGGATTTCAACCGTTGTAtttgttatgataattgtaacTCACATTTCGCTTCCATTTtccattattttatataattcatttttACGTTCCCCCACCAGTGTCGCCCTGTTGATGTATATATCGTCTGTACAGCGTCAAGACTGATGACATGTGAGCCCAAGATCCGAGTCGCAAGTCAGTGTTTTTTTAGTGTAACCGCTGTATTTTCTGCTAAATATAGTGTTACAGAGTATGATCATGTCTTGTGATTACCCTCATGTCCCTTCTGCCCAGAATGTAGAAGTGAAAGTGTGTTATCTATAATCACATGTAGGTGTTCAGAATTGGCTTTTATGTTATAAACATGATATACCTTCTATAGATCTCTCGCTTACAAAGGCATTATGAAATATGAGAGGcaatggaaggaaggaatgatgtactatttacttatatatacttaacaCTAAACAAAATATTACCATCTAAAGGCCTATACAACGTGAATTTCTGTCTTGGATGACGACCCTAAAAGCACAGTCTTGAATTGTTAGGAATCTTATTTTACCCTCGGATATAGGAGTAActaaggggatgagggagtgcTCAGGGCCTTTAcggatatacacaaacacacaataacacgTGAAAAAGAGATACTGCCATATTGCGAACTGAAAACAAACGTAAGTAACGTAACATTCTCAATTCAAGATGAGGAACTCGTGACAGGTTCGAAAGTTTACGTTCGTTTTCTGTTCACACTGTTAATGTTTCTTTTTGCCCTTAAGGATGTTAATGATGTGAAGATTAAGAGAAAATATACTCGGATCTAGAATTCAAATTATTGAAGGCTGTTAACGAAGTGAAACCCCAGAATAATTTCTACGAAAATCAGGATTTCGTTAAAATGTCTCCTTTCATGGTCTATCagtatgtctatttatcaatatgtatacacacggacgcaaacacacatagacacgcgcacgctcacatacacataaaaaaaacaacagacaaatacacattctctccctccctccctctctctcccatggtgatttactttattttttttatttattgcttcattattattccttattcCGTTCCACTCGAAAAGGATTACCGTACCTCTGACAGGTTGACACATCACCTGTCCGGGGAAGGCCTATAGCTTACGATAGCTTACGCAATATAGCTTACACTGAATATAAACTATATGTGTAATGTACACGGTGTTTTCGGGTAGCAGTATAGATAGCCACTTTGTTGAAGTCGCGAGGCAATGACAATGAAAAGCTCAATCAAATAGGTTGGTAGACACGGACCACAGAAGTAATTTACATAAAGATTAGTACTTAGTTTCCGAAGCTGCAATTATTTCACAtattgtgaaaaaataaaaagtttactTCCCAATTTTGAGAACGTGGATATCGGACACGTACTATCCCTTTCGTAGAAATAGAGAGcccaaaagataatgatattaatagacaCGTGCAATAACGTATATTTGTCGGAAATGAGTCTAGGAACCGGAGAAGACAGGTGTGCATGTCGCGTTGTGGCAACCACACCTACTCATGAATCTAGTGATACGTGTATTATGATAGAGTAGATTTTTAAGCTTAGGGAACCAGATAATTGTTTATCATTGGAAATATATGTTCAGTACATTTTTATGTACAATTTTCGTGATAATTTATATCCCTTTTATCACTACATTTTTATTCATCAGCTTCCGGCTTAATTCCTGCTCTTTTATATCTAATCTTATGACTGTAAGTACAGTCCACGACAGAATGCAATACTTACTGAGTGATCAAACAAAACTACATCAGAAAATCAATAAAACGCCTTTTACTTTGCTTTGGACAAACTACCCTTCAAGATCGACATCTCGCAGAGTAGACGAGGAAATGTTTACTAAAAgaaattctctctcacacacacacacacacacacacacaaacacacacacatacacacacacacacacacacacacacacacacacacacacatatatatatatatatatatatatatatatatatatatatatatatatatatatatatatattatattatattatattatattatattatattatattatatatattatatatattatatattatatatataatatatatatattatatatatattatatatataatatataatatatatataatatatatataatatatatataatatatatttatataatacatatatataatatatatacaatatataataatatataatatatataatatatatatataaataatatatatatatatatatatatatatattatataatatatatattatataatatatatatattatatataatatatatatattataatatatatatatatataatatatataatatatatatgtatatatatattatatatatattatatatatatattatatatatattatatatatatattatatatattatataattctataatatatatatattatatatataatatatatatattatataatatatatatattatataatatatatatattatatataatatatatatatatatatatatataatatatatatatattatatataatatatatatatatattatatataatatatatatatattatatataatatatatatatatattatatataatatatatatatattatatataatatatatatatatattatatatagaatatatatatgtatatatatatattatataatatatatatattatataatatatatatgtatattatataatatatatatatatattatatatatataatataatatatataatatatatatatgtatattatataatatatatatatatattatatataatatatatatatatattatatataatatatatatatatatatatatatgtattatatatatatatatgtataaataaatatatatatattatatataatatatatattatatataatatatatatatattatatataatatatatatatataatatatatatattatatataatatatatatatataatatatatatattatatataatatatatatatataatatatatatattatataaatattatatatatatatattatttaaaatatatgtatatatataatacatatatatatatatataatatatatatacaatatatatatataatatatatatatataatatatatatatatacatatatatataatatatacatatatatataatacatacatatatatatatatatatatatatatatatatatatatatatatatatacatatatatgtatatatgtgtgtatatatatatgtgtgtatatatatatatgcatatatacatatatatatacatatatatatacatacacacacacacacacacacacacacacacacacacacacacacacacacacacacacacacacacacacacatatatatatatatatatacacacacacacacacaccacacacacacacacacacacacacatatatatatatatatatatacacacacacacacacacacacacacacacacacacacacacacacacatatatatatatatatatatatatatatatatatatatatatatgtatatatatatatatacatatatatacatatatatatatatatatatatatatatatatatatatatatatatatgtatgtatacatatacatataaatatatttatatatatgtatatatatatatatatatatatatatatatatatatatattatatatatatgtatatatatataaatatatatatatatatatatatatatatatatatatatatataagtaaatatatatatatatatatatatatatatatatatatatatatatatatatatatgtatgtatatgtatatttatatgtatatgtatatgtatatgtatgtatatataaatagatatatatatatatatatatatatatatatatatatatatgtatgtatatgtatatgtatatgtatatatatatatatatatatatatatatatatatatatatatatatatatatatacacatacatacacatatatataatatctatatctatatctatctatatatatatatatatatatatacatacatacatacatacatacatatatatacatatatatatatatatatatatatatatatatacatatatatatagacatatatatacacatacatatacatatacatatatacatatacatacatacatacatacatatatataatatatatacatatatacatatacatatatatacatgtgtgtgtgtgtgtgtgtgtgtgtgtgtgtgtgtgtgtgtgtgtgtgtgtgtgtgtgtgtgtgtgtgtgtgtgtgtgtgtgtgtgtgtgtgtccgcatacatatatgtatacatacatgtatatatacatatatacagagagagataagtgaaatTAGCGTATATTTTCATACTCTACTTTATCACTAGTAGAGGCTTCGCGTTATAGGATTTCCTAATCCGTTAAACACCTGTAGACCATCTCACACATGTGCGGCTCAGATATTCTGAAGATTTTCCCTNNNNNNNNNNNNNNNNNNNNNNNNNNNNNNNNNNNNNNNNNNNNNNNNNNNNNNNNNNNNNNNNNNNNNNNNNNNNNNNNNNNNNNNNNNNNNNNNNNNNNNNNNNNNNNNNNNNNNNNNNNNNNNNNNNNNNNNNNNNNNNNNNNNNNNNNNNNNNNNNNNNNNNNNNNNNNNNNNNNNNNNNNNNNNNNNNNNNNNNNNNNNNNNNNNNNNNNNNNNNNNNNNNNNNNNNNNNNNNNNNNNNNNNNNNNNNNNNNNNNNNNNNNNNNNNNNNNNNNNNNNNNNNNNNNNNNNNNNNNNNNNNNNNNNNNNNNNNNNNNNNNNNNNNNNNNNNNNNNNNNNNNNNNNNNNNNNNNNNNNNNNNNNNNNNNNNNNNNNNNNNNNNNNNNNNNNNNNNNNNNNNNNNNNNNNNNNNNNNNNNNNNNNNNNNNNNNNNNNNNNNNNNNNNNNNNNNNNNNNNNNNNNNNNNNNNNNNNNNNNNNNNNNNNNNNNNNNNNNNNctctctatttagttgcaagaattcctctctatataCTTGCAAGGATtactctctatttagttgcaagaattcctctctatttagttgcaagaattcctctctatttagttacgagaattcctctctatttagttgcaaggattcctctctatttagttgcaagaattcctctctatttagttgcaaggattcctctctatttagttgcaagaattcctctctatttagttgcaagaattcctctctatttagttgcaagaattcctctctatttagttgcaaggattcctctctatttagttgcaagaattcctctctatttagttgcaagaattctctctatttagttgcaaggattcctctctatttagttgcaaggattcctctctatttagttgcaagaattcctctctatttagttgcaagaattcctctctatttaggtgcaagaattcctctctatttagttgcaagaattcctctctatttagttgcaagaattatctctatttagttgcaagaattcctctctatttagttgcaagaattcctctctatttagttgcaagaattcctctctatttagttgcaagaattcctctctatttagttgcaagaattcctctctatttagttgcaagaattctctctatttagttgcaagaattcctctctatttagttgcaagaattcctctctatttagttgcaagaattctctctatttagttgcaaggattcctctctatttagttgcaaaaattcctctctatttagttgcaagaattcctctctatttagttgcaaggattcctctctatttagttgcaaaaattcctctctatttagttgcaagaattcctctctatttagtagcaagaattcctctcaatttagttgcaagaattcctctctatttagttgcaagaattcctctctatttagttgcaaggattcctctctatttagttgcaagaattcctctctatttagttgcaagaattcctctctatttagttgcaagaattctctctatttagttgcaagaattcctctctatttagttgcaagaattcctgtctatttagttgcaagaattcctctctatttagttgcaagaattcctctctatttagttgcaagaattcctctctatttagttgcaagaattctctctatttagttgcaagaattcctctctatttagttgcaagaattcctctctatttagttgcaagaattcctctctatttagttgcaagaattcctctctatttagttgcaagaattcttctctatttagttgcaagaattcctctatATTTAGTTgtaagaattcctctctatttagttgcaaggattcctctctatttagttgcaagaattcctctctatttagttgcaag
It encodes:
- the LOC113800342 gene encoding serine-rich adhesin for platelets isoform X13; translation: MLGALCGMCTPCEAPAPLGAPVPRCAHHPSPTADGSYPMVVTADGDLSYSILEEDLRATGYPMYPCEEVLRASGYPVYPCEEGQYTEYTQYIPEAAPRRKAQPVYVTPDGALLTPDGSVVTSDGTLVRSDGCLVKSDGTFIVPDDTSLLSFESDNNNYLSPDPSTYTISDTFSLEDSPGYILGDHYDQEFSDYIVNDPCNRDDNGNLVVSLEDRDAEELVLVLQGYYRLLTENPLAVTHIRDRNSVDQAPPYHSRHKVQATNWSYATTNEEDDSRGTERYVDLSVPPPYKPPPEGYKVPNGHLPGLDMDETGVYVNSRRQNILDSNMNKTNSVYENANDSSSGASPTPQSHAYSSHHAHPAPASPARQPPADTKKVHFNLATIHTHAHCGHAEDRSHVCEARNEEVIKRVAELQQLVEDAENYLSDADGEITDVESVRSDQYGRLKHSDSLLLLTQGQKLLPNNEVVESEERSGSDTDSQSTPTQSPAHRPAKPPQRPSSVLKPSGSSFGLHSPDNLPLTLQNREDDIKALIKQLEDNSGLPYTFAEGTLYLDPDIIDLTMIPPPITPDEVRPQAYDGAKVFPPQLSTPPTPFADRETLEKELKALEQDLGDLRSLTNPSWLDHDANASYADSTTTAGASDTEDSMSLSSLNTSLVSNDSVFSRAGGVNGGGGGQVLGRSPNFTLAALRQLGIHLEEGEDIDSFIANLTIPPPPEGSVDLQTYAESRKIGSECDFSAFIIPPPPSSDNKDNRSSDIIRRLYEAKEGISRMVGDEGSHSDAEGGEKDLEIGEVRVSSETMAKRAIVGKVASLQRRFEVPPKAAGHASPPNSSASIDNRQLLLKLSKDKSSSPSDSSGYDSLRSNNSNVAYELDAKLAQALEENDKMFKSFDTLKRKQMANSAASAVSPQDSGSESSSEKPPSVMSRVRTFNTGSPWGTSSLQRPSTLQRQMTVPAGKAEAKDDDPPPPPPRTPVTRTGTLTSPKKSAPSPPSKIQRSISMSTGNLVKSASQGDIMSQSGSSTIHKSPTKSTKSSASSEDLSQAKTSPGSPSKQSVASSNDSLTSSSSIVTVKSASLKSLETDEDPPELPPRNGTKTAMKPPLPRSSSQDNVKVALHNKGIRSPSPVRKTLRSPSPDNNERPPSVPSRLRKPQLSPSSSPTNSIPGTHRPSTSGKLAAPSPPTLSKAPAVSPTSPRGGSSSPLKSSPKTSRKSPAVEEQKPLLPAKTSQSPARRAPASPPATNGVRSPARSTGKTSTTSRLPRPDTTSVALKNSMNQEMAPLQTSSPKMSPKAKMVNGKTPNTTDLDDSLDSGSFDQDSLEEAEDVEMMPPASRDAFRRLSLLVSSSLKSLTEMAAACTEAQRSGGTATQDETKFQEARDALTSESRQFVTASKLFVKSATESEDTLLQCLSNCMTLLQRMVDVTRQVVHHTTTPLQTQNVVVKVRDVATTYQSTVRAALSAAGRGMDHPSMNTLMTQATNLAGVLTALMRTLRVFSP